One Effusibacillus pohliae DSM 22757 DNA segment encodes these proteins:
- a CDS encoding DUF1540 domain-containing protein, which translates to MPNGVKCGVEECIYNDLNRNCTAESIEVLSNGNEIVGTTKGTRCATFEFERHTNDDGEIRR; encoded by the coding sequence ATGCCAAATGGCGTGAAATGCGGCGTGGAGGAATGCATCTACAATGATCTCAACCGGAATTGCACTGCGGAATCGATCGAAGTCCTGTCAAACGGCAACGAAATCGTCGGGACGACAAAAGGAACCCGTTGTGCCACATTTGAATTTGAACGGCATACGAATGATGACGGCGAAATACGCAGATAA
- a CDS encoding HD domain-containing phosphohydrolase, whose amino-acid sequence MEIYRKFLKHLLRNYFVGSTIAVLGVGSIFIFTTLQLSPAECVYVSVILIISLLVMFGAEFLAFSRHIRPIRVLYRQRRPSPETLRKGYLQTHKFPMFATQRILGPHLFGLALPAISLVIYSIRSGLIAIPYYYVGLAAIGMLLVAGMHALIEFFLTNHAIRPVLIHIRQQSIALYESDLTLDGQVLVSIQRKFQWSAFLIGTFPLFLFSLATQIRLGEMALQQSTQYWKWAGIILMIGTMFSSLGAWLLSRDIVHPIRNLFASINEVRNGNFDVKAEDIYADEFSKLVSGFNHMVEGLKTRENRNNQLVQSYFTTLAAALDARDPYTAGHSLRVADYSLRIGRLACLSKAELSVLEKAALLHDIGKIGIRDAVLLKEGRLTDEEFAAIKLHPVLGENILRQIEPADALADILPGVRSHHEHYNGTGYPDGLAGKRIPLLGRIIAIADAFDAMTSDRPYRKGMPVAKALSILEEGSGVQWDPDLTPLFVRAMREEHLQAQQERERDAQAHIAATCNI is encoded by the coding sequence TTGGAAATCTATCGAAAGTTCCTGAAGCATTTGCTGCGCAATTATTTCGTAGGCTCGACGATTGCCGTTCTGGGAGTGGGTAGTATTTTTATTTTTACGACGCTGCAATTATCACCGGCGGAATGCGTATACGTGTCCGTCATTCTCATCATCTCGTTGCTTGTCATGTTCGGAGCGGAGTTTCTCGCATTCTCACGTCATATTCGCCCTATTCGGGTTTTGTACCGGCAGAGGCGGCCTTCTCCGGAGACGCTTCGTAAAGGCTATTTGCAGACGCACAAGTTTCCGATGTTTGCCACGCAACGAATACTGGGCCCCCATCTGTTCGGTCTTGCTTTGCCGGCAATTAGTCTGGTCATCTACTCGATTCGGAGCGGGCTCATTGCGATACCATACTACTACGTCGGACTGGCCGCCATTGGCATGCTGCTGGTCGCAGGCATGCACGCCCTGATCGAGTTTTTCCTGACAAATCACGCTATCCGTCCCGTGCTCATACACATCCGCCAGCAATCGATCGCCCTCTATGAGAGCGATCTGACGCTGGACGGCCAGGTGCTTGTGTCGATTCAACGAAAGTTCCAATGGAGTGCCTTTCTCATCGGAACGTTCCCGCTCTTTTTGTTCAGCCTGGCTACGCAAATCCGCCTCGGCGAAATGGCGCTGCAGCAGTCGACGCAATACTGGAAATGGGCCGGTATTATTTTAATGATCGGGACGATGTTCTCGTCGCTTGGCGCATGGTTGCTGTCGCGCGATATTGTGCATCCGATCCGCAATTTGTTTGCGTCCATTAACGAAGTGAGGAATGGCAATTTCGACGTGAAGGCGGAGGACATTTATGCCGACGAATTCTCGAAGCTGGTGTCCGGCTTCAACCATATGGTGGAAGGGCTGAAGACCCGCGAGAATCGAAACAATCAGCTTGTTCAGAGCTATTTTACGACGCTGGCCGCCGCCCTGGACGCGAGAGACCCTTATACAGCGGGGCATTCCTTGCGCGTAGCCGATTATTCGCTGCGGATCGGACGGCTTGCCTGCCTGTCTAAGGCGGAGCTATCCGTTTTGGAGAAGGCGGCGCTGCTACACGACATAGGCAAAATCGGCATCAGGGATGCCGTGCTGCTGAAGGAAGGGCGACTGACGGACGAGGAGTTTGCCGCCATCAAATTGCATCCGGTATTGGGCGAAAACATTTTGCGGCAAATTGAGCCGGCCGATGCGCTGGCGGACATTTTGCCAGGGGTCCGATCGCATCACGAGCACTATAACGGCACGGGCTATCCGGATGGACTGGCCGGAAAGCGCATCCCACTTCTGGGACGGATTATCGCGATCGCCGATGCGTTTGACGCGATGACGAGCGACCGCCCGTACCGGAAAGGGATGCCTGTGGCCAAAGCGCTGTCCATTCTGGAGGAGGGGAGCGGCGTTCAATGGGATCCCGATCTTACTCCGCTTTTCGTTCGCGCCATGAGGGAGGAGCATCTTCAGGCGCAGCAGGAGCGGGAGAGAGACGCGCAGGCCCATATCGCTGCCACGTGCAACATATGA
- a CDS encoding demethylmenaquinone methyltransferase, which produces MSRFETKEAKVHYIFSRIAKRYDLMNTVLSFRQHKIWRTAVMKRMNVQPGTSAIDVCTGTGDWAIALAKAVGEDGRVVGLDFCEPMLEEAERKVVRQGVAKQVQMVHGNAMALPFDDNTFDYATIGFALRNVPDVEYVIGEMARVVKPGGMVVSLELSKPEWPLFRALYYFYFENILPRIGNLAAKDGVSYSWLPESLRSFPDRRGLEEIFQRAGLVRVESKPFTGGIAAMHLGYKPQP; this is translated from the coding sequence ATGTCTCGCTTTGAAACAAAAGAAGCGAAAGTCCATTATATTTTTTCAAGAATTGCGAAGCGTTATGACCTGATGAACACTGTTCTCAGTTTTCGTCAGCACAAAATTTGGCGTACCGCCGTGATGAAGCGAATGAACGTGCAGCCGGGAACTAGCGCGATCGATGTATGCACCGGGACGGGCGATTGGGCGATCGCGTTGGCGAAGGCGGTGGGCGAGGACGGACGGGTTGTCGGACTTGATTTTTGCGAGCCGATGCTAGAAGAGGCGGAGCGAAAGGTCGTCCGGCAAGGGGTGGCGAAACAGGTGCAGATGGTTCACGGCAATGCGATGGCGCTGCCGTTTGACGATAACACGTTCGATTATGCAACGATCGGCTTTGCGCTGCGCAACGTGCCGGATGTGGAGTATGTGATCGGCGAGATGGCCCGCGTGGTGAAACCGGGCGGCATGGTGGTGTCATTGGAGTTGTCCAAGCCCGAATGGCCTCTGTTTCGGGCGTTGTACTATTTTTATTTTGAGAACATCTTGCCGAGGATCGGGAATTTGGCGGCCAAAGACGGTGTCTCCTACAGCTGGTTGCCGGAATCGCTCCGATCGTTTCCGGATCGGCGCGGACTGGAGGAGATTTTCCAGCGAGCGGGTCTCGTCCGCGTCGAGTCAAAGCCGTTTACCGGCGGCATTGCGGCGATGCATCTTGGTTACAAGCCACAACCGTAA
- a CDS encoding heptaprenyl diphosphate synthase component 1 encodes MWLARRELEALIIEQTEREYASLRMRGQVLAEMNHAFLTDRIGLPELERFQLTTAAAILQTAGCSQDETELVSTVLLLVYHGLSVHEQIDQPHSDVQSRQLKVLAGDYYSSKFFYLLAADGKIELIGLFAEAIARVNEAKAEKLSLFKQPVSTDKYLSLSERIEGELLYVLCSHYLHSRPEINDIVRLLVRTHVLGIEYNRFLSGHYAGNLSEVYIRNQATEDELRLLSSNPSYLQDAKIMPIHVKYGTSAFLYERLEVGLMTARSLLKLQDSQTVAERFFGICDDLGQLYLQPRRIVEER; translated from the coding sequence ATGTGGCTTGCACGAAGGGAGTTGGAGGCACTGATTATCGAACAAACGGAACGGGAATACGCGTCCCTTCGTATGCGCGGACAAGTTCTGGCGGAAATGAATCACGCCTTTCTGACCGACCGGATCGGGCTGCCCGAACTGGAACGGTTCCAACTGACAACAGCCGCGGCGATCCTGCAAACGGCAGGCTGCTCGCAGGACGAAACCGAACTTGTCTCAACCGTTTTGTTGTTGGTCTATCACGGGCTGTCGGTACACGAACAGATCGATCAACCGCACTCGGATGTCCAATCCCGCCAACTGAAAGTGTTGGCCGGCGATTACTACTCCAGCAAGTTTTTTTATTTGCTGGCAGCAGACGGAAAGATCGAACTGATCGGACTGTTTGCGGAAGCGATCGCCCGGGTGAACGAAGCGAAAGCAGAGAAGCTGTCACTGTTCAAGCAACCGGTCAGTACAGACAAATATTTAAGCCTGAGCGAACGGATCGAAGGCGAACTGTTGTATGTCCTGTGTTCGCACTATCTGCACAGCCGGCCGGAGATCAACGATATCGTTCGCCTGCTTGTGCGCACACATGTACTGGGCATCGAATATAACCGGTTTTTGTCGGGCCATTATGCTGGCAATCTGTCCGAGGTGTACATTCGTAACCAGGCAACGGAAGACGAACTGCGTTTGCTTTCCTCGAACCCTTCCTATCTGCAGGATGCCAAAATCATGCCAATTCATGTGAAATATGGAACATCCGCTTTCCTTTATGAGCGGTTGGAGGTCGGCCTGATGACGGCCAGGTCGTTGTTGAAGCTGCAAGATTCGCAAACCGTGGCCGAACGATTTTTCGGCATCTGTGATGATCTCGGCCAATTGTACCTGCAACCGCGGCGGATCGTGGAAGAAAGGTGA
- the mtrB gene encoding trp RNA-binding attenuation protein MtrB, giving the protein MDIGQEYFLVKAKENGVHVIGLTRGADTRFHHTEKLDKGEIMIAQFTEHTSAIKVRGKAVVWTKFGRVDTYSEDD; this is encoded by the coding sequence ATGGACATCGGACAGGAATATTTTTTGGTGAAAGCGAAAGAAAACGGGGTTCACGTGATCGGTTTGACCCGCGGTGCCGATACCCGGTTTCATCATACGGAAAAATTGGACAAAGGGGAGATCATGATCGCCCAGTTTACGGAACATACGTCTGCCATTAAGGTGCGGGGAAAAGCGGTCGTTTGGACCAAGTTCGGGCGAGTCGATACATATTCGGAAGACGACTAA
- a CDS encoding TetR family transcriptional regulator encodes MSIREKIFQAALELAAERPVDQITFTDIAQAAGVHWTTVRRHLGSKQDMRAFLAEKQAELGQSNADTRTRLLDAATRVFAKYGYAEATLDQVAAEAGMTKGAVYWHFSGKSDLFLALCERSLVQQLQVLPNQAESVVSSSNRVDALSSWLLSQFEQCLEKPEKPMLFFEFLTCSRDPAIREKLSQTYNKMFDVTGAILQGLQARGLVADDVDPRALAIIFHSLVNGMIQTWLVDPASVQFDKLVHDVSRVLWFGLEPNRK; translated from the coding sequence ATGAGTATTCGTGAGAAAATCTTTCAGGCGGCTTTGGAACTGGCTGCCGAACGACCGGTCGATCAGATCACTTTTACTGATATTGCGCAAGCTGCCGGCGTGCATTGGACTACGGTTCGGAGACATTTGGGAAGCAAACAGGATATGAGGGCATTCTTGGCTGAAAAGCAAGCGGAGCTTGGACAGTCCAATGCGGACACCCGGACGCGTCTATTGGATGCTGCGACCCGTGTGTTTGCAAAATATGGATATGCTGAAGCCACATTGGACCAAGTAGCGGCTGAAGCAGGGATGACAAAAGGTGCGGTGTATTGGCATTTTTCCGGTAAGAGTGATTTGTTTTTGGCGCTTTGCGAAAGAAGCCTTGTCCAACAGTTGCAGGTGTTGCCAAATCAAGCGGAAAGCGTCGTGAGTTCGTCAAATCGGGTAGATGCTTTGTCATCCTGGCTGCTTTCACAGTTTGAGCAGTGTCTGGAGAAGCCAGAGAAACCGATGCTATTCTTCGAGTTCCTTACTTGCAGCCGCGATCCGGCCATCCGGGAAAAGCTCAGCCAGACTTACAACAAAATGTTTGATGTGACAGGGGCTATTTTGCAAGGACTGCAAGCGAGAGGTCTGGTGGCAGATGATGTTGACCCAAGAGCGCTGGCTATTATTTTCCATTCTCTTGTAAATGGCATGATCCAGACGTGGCTGGTTGATCCGGCAAGTGTGCAGTTTGACAAACTGGTGCATGACGTGTCACGTGTTTTGTGGTTTGGTCTGGAACCAAACAGGAAATGA
- a CDS encoding HU family DNA-binding protein gives MNKADLVNSVAERSELTKKDAARAVDAVFESITEALANGDKVQLIGFGNFETRERAARKGRNPQTGQEIEIPATKVPTFRPGKALKEAIK, from the coding sequence GCTGACCTTGTCAACTCGGTCGCGGAACGATCCGAACTGACAAAAAAGGATGCTGCCAGAGCGGTGGACGCGGTGTTCGAAAGCATAACGGAAGCGCTGGCGAACGGAGATAAAGTGCAGTTGATCGGTTTCGGCAATTTTGAAACCAGAGAGCGCGCAGCCCGCAAGGGCCGCAATCCTCAGACCGGACAGGAAATCGAGATTCCCGCCACCAAGGTGCCGACATTCAGGCCGGGAAAGGCGCTGAAAGAGGCAATCAAATAG
- a CDS encoding efflux RND transporter permease subunit, whose amino-acid sequence MTKWIRFSMKNAGVIFLAMIMIVAGGLYSIFSMKLEQFPNVDVPYLNVVVVYPGATPEQALDGIGKPLEQALSGLKKLKNLYVEAGTNYVSATMEFELSHSMDEATKDVNSVLANLKLPEGAEKPRIRQEGPTAAPIYSFGVTANQDPATIKQYVNEHIQPLLASIQGISSLDVQGVPEKKLYIRVDPEKLRKENLSIDKVKQALLANNVSFPAGEVTIDGKSLNVEAGKKIRSAEELKNVNLIVIDQDTSQLTNAFQTLGEGVGTVGSSVGQLGKGVGDLTKGQMLLQAEIQVMQAINGLSASLFDDQANLAALKQQLQARPEQKPQLEPQINQLQQKIQAEQAQIASLQNKLADLQAQVNASNTDVANSLKSMSGKSAPANRNQEVSAKPSLSLRTIKLSDIADVTYASDKDRILSRLNGIPAVLVDIKTEPGSNTVDIVKQINQKLDKLSLPDGYRLTKLRDNSVQIQKSVNGMLREVVLGSLLAVVVTLLFLRNVRATLVAIISIPLSILASMIVLYWMDYSFNIMTLAGIAVAVGRVVDDSIVVIENIYRRVGASALRSWELVLEATKEVGQAITSSTFTTIAVFGPLSFVPGIVGRFFAPFGITVVIALAFSLLVAITVVPLAARLFLLNIKHQEHRENALQRMYRSVLGWSLQHKLVVVLVAVLLFGGSLALLPRIPKNFLPSEKTVSYGLRVTLPVGTSLQTADQVANRIESFLSGRSDIKSYQTTLNGETIRMQIELKDDVSPEDTKKFEQAVREHTTDLGPGIRAALTPQGITGGGGLFIVVNGTDLTALKQAGEMMANAIRDVPGLANVETNLSAVRPQLFVDIHTDEAARKGLNPAMIASAIRQMINGDSVMNVTLDGRTTEVNLGLKVDDLKTIDAIRNQVILNMTGEQVKLGDVVNISEKPGPTAIQRLNQQEYVSVRGSFTSDNSSGIQTEVENRIKKLNLPKGVTYYFEGESKAMSDGFRNMAIAMAAGVLLVYMVMMIAFGETVAPFSILFSLPFIFTGGLLGLYAFNESLGMPALVGFLMLIGIVVTNAIVLVDRVQQNRLAGMDIGQALIEAGVTRIRPILMTAVATIGALLPLAISDEGGLISKSLAIVVISGLTTSTLMTLVIVPVAYQALNSIRNRIWQKKRSEHNRYAITPLEEA is encoded by the coding sequence ATGACGAAGTGGATTCGATTTTCAATGAAAAATGCGGGTGTGATTTTCCTTGCGATGATCATGATTGTCGCAGGCGGCCTGTACTCCATTTTTTCCATGAAGCTGGAACAGTTCCCGAATGTGGACGTTCCCTATTTGAATGTTGTGGTGGTGTATCCGGGCGCCACACCGGAACAAGCGCTCGACGGCATCGGGAAACCGCTCGAACAGGCGTTGTCCGGATTAAAGAAATTGAAGAATCTGTATGTAGAAGCGGGCACCAACTATGTGTCAGCCACGATGGAGTTTGAATTGAGCCATTCGATGGATGAAGCGACCAAAGATGTAAACAGTGTACTGGCGAACCTCAAGCTGCCGGAAGGGGCGGAGAAACCGCGAATCAGACAGGAAGGGCCAACAGCTGCCCCGATCTATTCGTTTGGTGTGACGGCCAACCAAGATCCGGCCACGATCAAGCAATATGTCAACGAGCATATCCAGCCTCTATTGGCTTCCATTCAGGGGATCTCTTCCCTGGATGTGCAAGGCGTCCCGGAAAAGAAGCTGTACATACGAGTGGATCCGGAAAAATTGAGAAAAGAGAATCTGTCGATCGACAAGGTCAAACAGGCGCTACTTGCCAACAATGTGTCGTTTCCAGCCGGCGAGGTGACGATTGACGGAAAAAGTCTGAATGTGGAAGCCGGCAAAAAAATCCGCTCGGCAGAGGAACTGAAAAATGTCAATCTGATCGTTATCGACCAGGACACCAGCCAACTCACAAACGCGTTTCAGACGCTGGGGGAAGGAGTGGGGACGGTCGGCTCTTCGGTCGGCCAACTAGGGAAGGGAGTCGGCGACTTAACCAAAGGGCAGATGCTTCTGCAGGCGGAAATTCAGGTCATGCAGGCGATCAACGGACTGTCCGCCAGCCTGTTTGACGATCAGGCAAATTTGGCCGCCTTGAAACAGCAGTTGCAAGCCCGCCCGGAACAAAAACCGCAATTGGAACCGCAGATCAACCAACTGCAACAGAAGATCCAGGCGGAGCAGGCGCAGATTGCGTCGTTGCAAAACAAGCTGGCCGATCTGCAGGCTCAGGTGAACGCATCCAACACGGACGTCGCCAATTCGCTCAAAAGCATGTCGGGCAAATCGGCGCCTGCAAACCGCAACCAGGAGGTTTCCGCCAAGCCGTCTCTCAGTCTGCGCACGATCAAGCTGTCTGACATCGCGGATGTGACCTACGCGTCGGACAAAGACAGGATTTTGTCCCGCTTAAACGGCATACCGGCGGTCCTTGTGGATATCAAGACGGAACCCGGTTCAAACACGGTTGACATTGTCAAGCAGATCAATCAAAAACTGGATAAGTTATCGTTGCCGGATGGCTACCGGTTGACCAAACTTCGCGACAATTCCGTCCAGATTCAAAAATCGGTGAACGGGATGCTGCGGGAAGTTGTGCTTGGGTCTTTGCTTGCTGTGGTGGTGACGCTTCTTTTCCTGCGGAATGTACGCGCCACGCTGGTGGCGATCATTTCCATCCCGCTGTCGATCCTCGCGTCGATGATCGTTCTGTACTGGATGGATTACAGCTTCAATATCATGACACTAGCCGGAATCGCAGTGGCGGTGGGCAGAGTGGTGGACGATTCGATCGTGGTGATCGAGAACATCTACCGGCGCGTGGGAGCCAGCGCCCTTCGCAGTTGGGAACTGGTGCTGGAAGCTACCAAAGAAGTGGGGCAGGCGATCACATCTTCCACGTTTACCACGATTGCCGTGTTTGGACCTCTGTCGTTTGTGCCGGGAATCGTCGGAAGGTTTTTTGCTCCGTTCGGAATCACGGTGGTGATTGCGCTTGCTTTCTCTTTGCTCGTGGCGATCACGGTGGTTCCGCTGGCCGCCAGACTCTTTTTGCTGAATATCAAGCATCAGGAGCATCGGGAAAACGCCCTGCAGAGAATGTATCGCAGCGTCTTGGGCTGGTCGCTGCAGCACAAATTGGTGGTGGTGCTTGTCGCGGTGCTCCTGTTCGGCGGATCGTTGGCCCTTTTGCCGCGGATCCCGAAAAACTTTCTGCCATCCGAAAAAACGGTCTCCTACGGATTGCGCGTTACGCTGCCCGTCGGCACTTCGCTGCAGACGGCCGACCAGGTGGCGAACCGGATTGAATCGTTTCTTAGCGGCCGTTCGGACATTAAGAGCTACCAGACGACCCTCAACGGGGAAACCATTCGGATGCAGATCGAACTGAAGGACGACGTTTCGCCAGAGGACACGAAAAAATTCGAGCAAGCGGTGAGGGAACATACGACCGACCTCGGCCCCGGTATCCGGGCGGCACTGACGCCACAGGGAATCACGGGCGGCGGCGGGCTGTTCATCGTGGTGAACGGAACCGATCTGACCGCGCTTAAGCAGGCGGGAGAGATGATGGCAAACGCGATTCGGGATGTGCCTGGCCTGGCCAATGTGGAGACCAATTTATCGGCTGTCAGACCGCAACTGTTTGTCGATATCCACACGGACGAAGCGGCGCGCAAAGGGCTGAATCCGGCGATGATCGCCTCCGCCATCCGGCAGATGATCAACGGTGACAGTGTGATGAATGTGACGCTGGACGGCCGCACAACCGAAGTGAACCTCGGACTGAAAGTGGATGACCTAAAAACAATCGATGCGATTCGGAATCAGGTGATCCTCAATATGACGGGGGAACAGGTGAAATTGGGCGATGTTGTCAACATCAGTGAAAAACCCGGTCCCACCGCCATACAACGGTTGAACCAGCAGGAGTATGTGTCTGTTCGGGGAAGTTTTACTTCCGATAATTCCTCGGGCATCCAAACCGAAGTGGAGAACCGGATCAAAAAGCTGAACCTGCCAAAAGGTGTCACGTACTATTTTGAGGGGGAGTCCAAAGCGATGAGCGACGGCTTCCGCAACATGGCGATCGCGATGGCGGCCGGTGTTTTGCTTGTCTATATGGTGATGATGATCGCGTTTGGCGAAACAGTGGCGCCGTTTTCGATCCTGTTCTCGCTGCCGTTTATTTTCACAGGGGGATTGCTGGGGTTGTATGCATTCAACGAGTCCCTGGGAATGCCCGCTTTGGTTGGATTTCTGATGCTGATCGGGATCGTTGTGACGAACGCGATCGTTCTGGTGGACCGGGTTCAGCAGAACCGTCTGGCTGGAATGGACATCGGGCAAGCGCTGATCGAAGCAGGTGTGACCCGGATCCGGCCGATTTTGATGACGGCGGTGGCGACGATTGGCGCGCTGCTGCCACTGGCCATTTCCGATGAAGGCGGCCTGATCTCGAAATCGCTCGCGATTGTGGTGATCTCGGGTCTTACCACTTCGACCCTTATGACCCTTGTCATCGTTCCGGTGGCCTATCAGGCGTTGAATTCAATCCGCAATCGCATTTGGCAAAAAAAGAGGAGCGAACACAACCGGTATGCCATCACCCCGCTGGAAGAAGCATAA
- a CDS encoding acyl-CoA synthetase: protein MGSEEKQSEKAFSFEMPEYYNFAGEVSAYAERNPDKPAIIAVSETGDTKRVTYRELISYTNRIGNSLLSLGIQRGDKVIVLVPRGVDAYAIYLALNKIGAVIMPCSEMLRGKDIEYRANHAGAKAVISFAGGVDEVNQIRDNCPTIAHYIQLGEPQTGWLSLEDLANHSNDRLEAVDSRSDELAFLSYTSGTTGGPKGVMHVHGWPCAHLAVAATYWLDVREDDLVWATAGPGWAKWVWSPFVSTLGKGATAFVYQGRFSPEKYLQLLEQHPISVLCATPTEYRLMAKVSGIENFSLQSLRSACSAGEPLNREVIDTFRRVFNITVRDGYGQTENTLLVGTFVGMEPRPGSMGRPSPVVKVAIIDESGEELPVGEVGDIAVDRNMVALFKGYLNDPERTARAFRGNWYVTGDQGRMDEDGYIWFEGRADDIIISAGYTIGPFEVEDALVKHPAVAECAAVASPDPDRGHVVKAFVVLKKGYEGTEELIRELQEHTKNLTAPYKYPRKIEFVEDLPKTTSGKIRRVELRMRERQLASQQG, encoded by the coding sequence ATGGGAAGCGAAGAGAAGCAATCGGAGAAAGCGTTTTCATTTGAGATGCCGGAATATTACAATTTTGCGGGGGAGGTCAGCGCCTACGCGGAACGGAATCCGGACAAACCGGCGATCATCGCGGTGAGCGAAACGGGTGACACAAAGCGGGTCACCTATCGGGAACTGATTTCCTATACGAACCGGATCGGCAACAGCCTGCTGTCACTTGGCATTCAGCGGGGAGACAAGGTGATCGTGCTGGTGCCGAGAGGGGTGGACGCGTACGCGATCTACCTGGCGTTGAACAAAATCGGGGCGGTGATTATGCCCTGCTCCGAAATGCTTCGCGGCAAGGATATCGAATACCGGGCGAACCATGCGGGAGCGAAAGCAGTCATCTCCTTCGCGGGCGGTGTGGATGAGGTCAATCAGATCCGGGACAATTGTCCGACGATTGCGCATTACATTCAGCTTGGCGAGCCGCAAACCGGCTGGCTCTCATTGGAAGATCTGGCGAATCATTCAAACGACCGGTTGGAAGCGGTCGACAGCAGGTCGGACGAACTGGCGTTTCTGTCCTACACATCCGGCACCACCGGCGGACCGAAAGGCGTCATGCATGTGCACGGGTGGCCCTGTGCCCATCTCGCCGTTGCCGCCACCTATTGGCTGGATGTACGGGAGGACGATCTCGTATGGGCAACGGCCGGCCCCGGTTGGGCGAAATGGGTGTGGAGCCCGTTTGTCTCCACACTGGGAAAAGGAGCCACCGCGTTTGTCTACCAGGGCAGATTTTCTCCGGAAAAGTACCTGCAGCTGCTGGAACAGCACCCGATTTCCGTGCTTTGCGCGACGCCGACCGAATACCGCCTGATGGCGAAAGTATCCGGCATCGAAAACTTCTCTTTGCAGTCGCTTCGCTCCGCTTGCTCGGCGGGTGAGCCGCTCAACCGGGAAGTGATTGATACGTTCCGGCGCGTATTCAACATCACCGTCAGGGACGGTTATGGACAGACGGAAAATACGCTGCTGGTGGGAACGTTTGTCGGCATGGAACCACGGCCCGGTTCGATGGGACGCCCGTCGCCTGTTGTGAAAGTGGCGATCATCGACGAGTCGGGCGAGGAGTTGCCGGTTGGAGAAGTCGGAGATATTGCTGTGGATCGCAATATGGTGGCGCTGTTCAAAGGCTACCTGAACGACCCGGAACGGACCGCCCGGGCGTTTCGCGGCAACTGGTATGTAACGGGCGATCAGGGCCGCATGGATGAAGACGGGTACATCTGGTTTGAAGGGCGGGCGGATGATATCATTATCTCGGCAGGGTATACGATCGGTCCGTTTGAAGTGGAAGACGCGCTGGTCAAACATCCTGCTGTGGCGGAGTGTGCCGCGGTAGCCAGCCCCGATCCGGATCGCGGCCATGTGGTGAAAGCGTTTGTCGTGTTGAAGAAAGGATATGAAGGTACGGAAGAGTTGATCAGGGAGTTGCAGGAGCATACAAAGAATTTGACCGCTCCTTACAAATACCCGCGCAAGATCGAATTTGTGGAGGACTTGCCGAAGACGACATCTGGCAAAATTCGTCGGGTGGAGCTCCGGATGCGGGAACGACAATTGGCATCGCAACAGGGGTGA
- a CDS encoding sensor domain-containing diguanylate cyclase: MNKEPVIDSLADAADYILNVLSRFIGANTVFVARNDSVTNTILKVFNRSEVLIEEGAELPLYETYCYLVCQNTDQPVVIRNTEEDPLTSHLKVTRQMGACSFIGVPIMSNDNHSVGTICAMDRKPYIFDQNEISLLKAMAKFLSYTVQLEEALFIDSLTGVYNRNYLKRYMSAMAEGEKGIVMFLDLDDFKHVNDKYGHNTGDMLLQKLADRLKQNMSRHDALIRLGGDEFILLLRADGAIGMDGDIDRFTTDVLSCIRRPFQIGDRSICVTASVGVSRFVGGADWEELIQSADRAMYKVKQSGKDNYLTASN; encoded by the coding sequence ATGAATAAAGAACCTGTTATCGATTCTTTGGCCGATGCCGCGGATTATATTTTGAATGTGCTCAGCCGCTTCATAGGGGCGAACACCGTATTCGTCGCCCGTAACGACAGCGTGACGAATACGATTTTGAAAGTGTTTAACCGCTCGGAAGTGCTGATTGAAGAAGGTGCCGAGCTTCCGCTGTACGAGACGTACTGCTACCTGGTGTGCCAGAATACGGACCAGCCGGTGGTCATCCGCAACACGGAGGAGGATCCGCTTACCTCGCACCTTAAGGTAACGAGACAGATGGGCGCCTGTTCCTTTATCGGCGTGCCAATAATGAGCAATGACAATCATTCGGTTGGTACGATTTGCGCGATGGATCGCAAGCCTTATATTTTCGACCAGAACGAAATTTCGCTGCTGAAGGCGATGGCGAAGTTTCTGTCGTATACGGTGCAACTCGAGGAGGCGCTGTTCATCGACAGTCTGACTGGCGTCTATAACCGCAATTACCTCAAACGGTATATGTCAGCCATGGCCGAAGGTGAAAAAGGCATTGTCATGTTTCTCGATCTGGACGACTTTAAGCACGTTAACGATAAGTACGGGCACAATACGGGAGATATGTTGCTTCAGAAGTTGGCTGACCGGCTGAAACAAAACATGAGCCGACATGATGCGCTCATTCGCTTGGGTGGCGATGAGTTTATTTTACTGCTACGCGCAGATGGCGCAATCGGCATGGACGGCGATATTGATCGTTTCACCACAGACGTATTAAGCTGTATTAGACGTCCTTTTCAGATCGGGGATCGTTCCATCTGCGTTACTGCTAGCGTAGGAGTGAGTCGTTTTGTCGGCGGCGCCGATTGGGAAGAGCTGATTCAAAGCGCGGATCGGGCCATGTATAAAGTTAAGCAGAGCGGTAAGGACAATTACCTCACTGCGTCGAACTAA